A genomic stretch from Oreochromis aureus strain Israel breed Guangdong linkage group 17, ZZ_aureus, whole genome shotgun sequence includes:
- the cbll1 gene encoding E3 ubiquitin-protein ligase Hakai isoform X5: MKSMMRTASNNFGFKQEDRFDCGTKAGDVFASQRRFPQPLFWDYKLNLIGEKDDVPIHFCDKCGLPIQLYGRMIPCKHVFCYDCALLHEKKGEKMCPGLTLYNCTDPVQRIEQCQRGSLYMCSIVPGCKRTYLSQRDLQAHVNHRHMRAAKSSAGRQEPVHLPPASDVSERFRLPPPHLPKNHVHLTNPLQHGSHDPYSQPPPPSAHEGPPPTPSLGPETFRIATVTTRKHSNLITVPIQDDSSSSREPLSAGPGPGQPPHHHPGDYPGQPPVVSHSHHMMAPPQQHFGPPPPPPPPITHPMQHPPQASGTPHMVYNQAPPPPMSTAPPPITPPPTHMIPPYMNHPPPGPPPQHSGPPVNAPPPHHYNPNSMQQFPEDQGTLSPPFTQPGGLSPGMWPAPRGPPPPRMQGPPPQGQMPGPHHPDQGRYRPYYQ, encoded by the exons ATGAAATCGATGATGAGGACAGCATCAA ATAACTTTGGCTTTAAGCAAGAGGACAGGTTTGACTGTGGAACTAAAGCTGGTGATGTGTTTGCAAGTCAGAGGAGATTTCCACAACCGTTGTTCTGGGACTATAAG TTAAATTTGATTGGAGAAAAGGATGATGTTCCGATTCACTTCTGTGACAAATGCGGTCTCCCTATTCAGCTGTATGGACGGATG ATTCCctgcaaacatgttttctgtTATGACTGTGCTCTACTTCATGAGAAGAAAGGAGAGAAGATGTGCCCAGG CCTGACCCTCTATAACTGCACAGACCCGGTTCAGCGCATTGAACAGTGCCAACGTGGTTCCCTCTACATGTGCAGCATTGTACCAGGATGCAAGCGCACCTACCTGTCTCAGCGTGACCTCCAGGCCCACGTCAACCACCGCCACATGAGGGCTGCCAAGTCTTCTGCAGGCCGCCAGGAGCCCGTGCACCTGCCCCCTGCTTCTGATGTGTCTGAGCGTTTCCGCCTGCCTCCACCTCACTTACCCAAGAACCATGTCCATCTCACCAACCCGCTCCAGCACGGGAGCCACGATCCTTACAGTCAGCCGCCACCTCCCTCCGCTCACGAAGGCCCGCCCCCAACCCCTTCTCTGGGTCCTGAGACATTCCGCATTGCCACGGTAACAACTCGTAAACACAGTAATCTCATCACTGTTCCCATTCAAGATGACTCCTCTTCCTCTCGCGAGCCCCTCTCTGCTGGGCCAGGCCCTGGCCAGcctccccaccaccaccccGGGGACTATCCTGGCCAGCCTCCTGTAGTGTCGCACTCTCACCATATGATGGCACCACCTCAACAGCATTTTGGTCCCCCGCCTCCCCCGCCGCCTCCCATTACACACCCAATGCAGCATCCTCCCCAGGCCTCTGGGACACCACACATGGTGTACAACCAGGCCCCTCCTCCCCCAATGTCCACAGCACCCCCACCTATTACTCCTCCACCAACGCACATGATACCCCCTTACATGAATCACCCACCCCCAGGACCTCCACCACAGCATAGCGGCCCTCCTGTTAATGCCCCACCACCTCATCATTATAACCCGAACTCCATGCAGCAGTTCCCTGAAGACCAGGGTACCCTCAGTCCCCCCTTTACCCAGCCAGGAGGGCTCAGTCCTGGGATGTGGCCCGCCCCAAGAGGACCCCCACCTCCACGAATGCAGGGACCCCCTCCCCAGGGCCAAATGCCTGGTCCGCACCATCCGGATCAGGGCCGGTATCGGCCCTATTACCAGTAA
- the cbll1 gene encoding E3 ubiquitin-protein ligase Hakai isoform X2: MDQSGRSFCVVDDIVRVEAGGRYQAWKGGDNDLQGSDGSGSLGGPDVRRRIPIKLLSKQPIRSKPQQRPQRPVSRACKSETGEDVIMKSMMRTASNNFGFKQEDRFDCGTKAGDVFASQRRFPQPLFWDYKLNLIGEKDDVPIHFCDKCGLPIQLYGRMIPCKHVFCYDCALLHEKKGEKMCPGLTLYNCTDPVQRIEQCQRGSLYMCSIVPGCKRTYLSQRDLQAHVNHRHMRAAKSSAGRQEPVHLPPASDVSERFRLPPPHLPKNHVHLTNPLQHGSHDPYSQPPPPSAHEGPPPTPSLGPETFRIATVTTRKHSNLITVPIQDDSSSSREPLSAGPGPGQPPHHHPGDYPGQPPVVSHSHHMMAPPQQHFGPPPPPPPPITHPMQHPPQASGTPHMVYNQAPPPPMSTAPPPITPPPTHMIPPYMNHPPPGPPPQHSGPPVNAPPPHHYNPNSMQQFPEDQGTLSPPFTQPGGLSPGMWPAPRGPPPPRMQGPPPQGQMPGPHHPDQGRYRPYYQ; the protein is encoded by the exons ATGGACCAAAGCG GTAGGAGTTTCTGTGTCGTAGACGACATTGTGAGAGTGGAAGCAGGTGGAAGGTATCAAGCCTGGAAAGGTGGAG ACAATGATCTTCAAGGAAGCGATGGCTCTGGGAGTTTGGGAGGCCCGGATGTTCGCAGACGAATCCCCATCAAACTTCTGTCCAAGCAGCCAATAAGGAGCAAACCTCAACAGCGCCCCCAGAGACCTGTCAGTAGAGCTTGTAAAAGTGAGACTGGAGAAGATG taATCATGAAATCGATGATGAGGACAGCATCAA ATAACTTTGGCTTTAAGCAAGAGGACAGGTTTGACTGTGGAACTAAAGCTGGTGATGTGTTTGCAAGTCAGAGGAGATTTCCACAACCGTTGTTCTGGGACTATAAG TTAAATTTGATTGGAGAAAAGGATGATGTTCCGATTCACTTCTGTGACAAATGCGGTCTCCCTATTCAGCTGTATGGACGGATG ATTCCctgcaaacatgttttctgtTATGACTGTGCTCTACTTCATGAGAAGAAAGGAGAGAAGATGTGCCCAGG CCTGACCCTCTATAACTGCACAGACCCGGTTCAGCGCATTGAACAGTGCCAACGTGGTTCCCTCTACATGTGCAGCATTGTACCAGGATGCAAGCGCACCTACCTGTCTCAGCGTGACCTCCAGGCCCACGTCAACCACCGCCACATGAGGGCTGCCAAGTCTTCTGCAGGCCGCCAGGAGCCCGTGCACCTGCCCCCTGCTTCTGATGTGTCTGAGCGTTTCCGCCTGCCTCCACCTCACTTACCCAAGAACCATGTCCATCTCACCAACCCGCTCCAGCACGGGAGCCACGATCCTTACAGTCAGCCGCCACCTCCCTCCGCTCACGAAGGCCCGCCCCCAACCCCTTCTCTGGGTCCTGAGACATTCCGCATTGCCACGGTAACAACTCGTAAACACAGTAATCTCATCACTGTTCCCATTCAAGATGACTCCTCTTCCTCTCGCGAGCCCCTCTCTGCTGGGCCAGGCCCTGGCCAGcctccccaccaccaccccGGGGACTATCCTGGCCAGCCTCCTGTAGTGTCGCACTCTCACCATATGATGGCACCACCTCAACAGCATTTTGGTCCCCCGCCTCCCCCGCCGCCTCCCATTACACACCCAATGCAGCATCCTCCCCAGGCCTCTGGGACACCACACATGGTGTACAACCAGGCCCCTCCTCCCCCAATGTCCACAGCACCCCCACCTATTACTCCTCCACCAACGCACATGATACCCCCTTACATGAATCACCCACCCCCAGGACCTCCACCACAGCATAGCGGCCCTCCTGTTAATGCCCCACCACCTCATCATTATAACCCGAACTCCATGCAGCAGTTCCCTGAAGACCAGGGTACCCTCAGTCCCCCCTTTACCCAGCCAGGAGGGCTCAGTCCTGGGATGTGGCCCGCCCCAAGAGGACCCCCACCTCCACGAATGCAGGGACCCCCTCCCCAGGGCCAAATGCCTGGTCCGCACCATCCGGATCAGGGCCGGTATCGGCCCTATTACCAGTAA
- the cbll1 gene encoding E3 ubiquitin-protein ligase Hakai isoform X3, which translates to MSHIEQFGDKVREARLRWLGQRTLKVELSDNDLQGSDGSGSLGGPDVRRRIPIKLLSKQPIRSKPQQRPQRPVSRACKSETGEDDNFGFKQEDRFDCGTKAGDVFASQRRFPQPLFWDYKLNLIGEKDDVPIHFCDKCGLPIQLYGRMIPCKHVFCYDCALLHEKKGEKMCPGLTLYNCTDPVQRIEQCQRGSLYMCSIVPGCKRTYLSQRDLQAHVNHRHMRAAKSSAGRQEPVHLPPASDVSERFRLPPPHLPKNHVHLTNPLQHGSHDPYSQPPPPSAHEGPPPTPSLGPETFRIATVTTRKHSNLITVPIQDDSSSSREPLSAGPGPGQPPHHHPGDYPGQPPVVSHSHHMMAPPQQHFGPPPPPPPPITHPMQHPPQASGTPHMVYNQAPPPPMSTAPPPITPPPTHMIPPYMNHPPPGPPPQHSGPPVNAPPPHHYNPNSMQQFPEDQGTLSPPFTQPGGLSPGMWPAPRGPPPPRMQGPPPQGQMPGPHHPDQGRYRPYYQ; encoded by the exons ATGTCTCAtattgagcagtttggagacaaagttagagaggcaaggctgagatggttggGACAGAGGACGTTGAAGGTGGAGCTGTCAG ACAATGATCTTCAAGGAAGCGATGGCTCTGGGAGTTTGGGAGGCCCGGATGTTCGCAGACGAATCCCCATCAAACTTCTGTCCAAGCAGCCAATAAGGAGCAAACCTCAACAGCGCCCCCAGAGACCTGTCAGTAGAGCTTGTAAAAGTGAGACTGGAGAAGATG ATAACTTTGGCTTTAAGCAAGAGGACAGGTTTGACTGTGGAACTAAAGCTGGTGATGTGTTTGCAAGTCAGAGGAGATTTCCACAACCGTTGTTCTGGGACTATAAG TTAAATTTGATTGGAGAAAAGGATGATGTTCCGATTCACTTCTGTGACAAATGCGGTCTCCCTATTCAGCTGTATGGACGGATG ATTCCctgcaaacatgttttctgtTATGACTGTGCTCTACTTCATGAGAAGAAAGGAGAGAAGATGTGCCCAGG CCTGACCCTCTATAACTGCACAGACCCGGTTCAGCGCATTGAACAGTGCCAACGTGGTTCCCTCTACATGTGCAGCATTGTACCAGGATGCAAGCGCACCTACCTGTCTCAGCGTGACCTCCAGGCCCACGTCAACCACCGCCACATGAGGGCTGCCAAGTCTTCTGCAGGCCGCCAGGAGCCCGTGCACCTGCCCCCTGCTTCTGATGTGTCTGAGCGTTTCCGCCTGCCTCCACCTCACTTACCCAAGAACCATGTCCATCTCACCAACCCGCTCCAGCACGGGAGCCACGATCCTTACAGTCAGCCGCCACCTCCCTCCGCTCACGAAGGCCCGCCCCCAACCCCTTCTCTGGGTCCTGAGACATTCCGCATTGCCACGGTAACAACTCGTAAACACAGTAATCTCATCACTGTTCCCATTCAAGATGACTCCTCTTCCTCTCGCGAGCCCCTCTCTGCTGGGCCAGGCCCTGGCCAGcctccccaccaccaccccGGGGACTATCCTGGCCAGCCTCCTGTAGTGTCGCACTCTCACCATATGATGGCACCACCTCAACAGCATTTTGGTCCCCCGCCTCCCCCGCCGCCTCCCATTACACACCCAATGCAGCATCCTCCCCAGGCCTCTGGGACACCACACATGGTGTACAACCAGGCCCCTCCTCCCCCAATGTCCACAGCACCCCCACCTATTACTCCTCCACCAACGCACATGATACCCCCTTACATGAATCACCCACCCCCAGGACCTCCACCACAGCATAGCGGCCCTCCTGTTAATGCCCCACCACCTCATCATTATAACCCGAACTCCATGCAGCAGTTCCCTGAAGACCAGGGTACCCTCAGTCCCCCCTTTACCCAGCCAGGAGGGCTCAGTCCTGGGATGTGGCCCGCCCCAAGAGGACCCCCACCTCCACGAATGCAGGGACCCCCTCCCCAGGGCCAAATGCCTGGTCCGCACCATCCGGATCAGGGCCGGTATCGGCCCTATTACCAGTAA
- the cbll1 gene encoding E3 ubiquitin-protein ligase Hakai isoform X4 has translation MDQSDNDLQGSDGSGSLGGPDVRRRIPIKLLSKQPIRSKPQQRPQRPVSRACKSETGEDVIMKSMMRTASNNFGFKQEDRFDCGTKAGDVFASQRRFPQPLFWDYKLNLIGEKDDVPIHFCDKCGLPIQLYGRMIPCKHVFCYDCALLHEKKGEKMCPGLTLYNCTDPVQRIEQCQRGSLYMCSIVPGCKRTYLSQRDLQAHVNHRHMRAAKSSAGRQEPVHLPPASDVSERFRLPPPHLPKNHVHLTNPLQHGSHDPYSQPPPPSAHEGPPPTPSLGPETFRIATVTTRKHSNLITVPIQDDSSSSREPLSAGPGPGQPPHHHPGDYPGQPPVVSHSHHMMAPPQQHFGPPPPPPPPITHPMQHPPQASGTPHMVYNQAPPPPMSTAPPPITPPPTHMIPPYMNHPPPGPPPQHSGPPVNAPPPHHYNPNSMQQFPEDQGTLSPPFTQPGGLSPGMWPAPRGPPPPRMQGPPPQGQMPGPHHPDQGRYRPYYQ, from the exons ATGGACCAAAGCG ACAATGATCTTCAAGGAAGCGATGGCTCTGGGAGTTTGGGAGGCCCGGATGTTCGCAGACGAATCCCCATCAAACTTCTGTCCAAGCAGCCAATAAGGAGCAAACCTCAACAGCGCCCCCAGAGACCTGTCAGTAGAGCTTGTAAAAGTGAGACTGGAGAAGATG taATCATGAAATCGATGATGAGGACAGCATCAA ATAACTTTGGCTTTAAGCAAGAGGACAGGTTTGACTGTGGAACTAAAGCTGGTGATGTGTTTGCAAGTCAGAGGAGATTTCCACAACCGTTGTTCTGGGACTATAAG TTAAATTTGATTGGAGAAAAGGATGATGTTCCGATTCACTTCTGTGACAAATGCGGTCTCCCTATTCAGCTGTATGGACGGATG ATTCCctgcaaacatgttttctgtTATGACTGTGCTCTACTTCATGAGAAGAAAGGAGAGAAGATGTGCCCAGG CCTGACCCTCTATAACTGCACAGACCCGGTTCAGCGCATTGAACAGTGCCAACGTGGTTCCCTCTACATGTGCAGCATTGTACCAGGATGCAAGCGCACCTACCTGTCTCAGCGTGACCTCCAGGCCCACGTCAACCACCGCCACATGAGGGCTGCCAAGTCTTCTGCAGGCCGCCAGGAGCCCGTGCACCTGCCCCCTGCTTCTGATGTGTCTGAGCGTTTCCGCCTGCCTCCACCTCACTTACCCAAGAACCATGTCCATCTCACCAACCCGCTCCAGCACGGGAGCCACGATCCTTACAGTCAGCCGCCACCTCCCTCCGCTCACGAAGGCCCGCCCCCAACCCCTTCTCTGGGTCCTGAGACATTCCGCATTGCCACGGTAACAACTCGTAAACACAGTAATCTCATCACTGTTCCCATTCAAGATGACTCCTCTTCCTCTCGCGAGCCCCTCTCTGCTGGGCCAGGCCCTGGCCAGcctccccaccaccaccccGGGGACTATCCTGGCCAGCCTCCTGTAGTGTCGCACTCTCACCATATGATGGCACCACCTCAACAGCATTTTGGTCCCCCGCCTCCCCCGCCGCCTCCCATTACACACCCAATGCAGCATCCTCCCCAGGCCTCTGGGACACCACACATGGTGTACAACCAGGCCCCTCCTCCCCCAATGTCCACAGCACCCCCACCTATTACTCCTCCACCAACGCACATGATACCCCCTTACATGAATCACCCACCCCCAGGACCTCCACCACAGCATAGCGGCCCTCCTGTTAATGCCCCACCACCTCATCATTATAACCCGAACTCCATGCAGCAGTTCCCTGAAGACCAGGGTACCCTCAGTCCCCCCTTTACCCAGCCAGGAGGGCTCAGTCCTGGGATGTGGCCCGCCCCAAGAGGACCCCCACCTCCACGAATGCAGGGACCCCCTCCCCAGGGCCAAATGCCTGGTCCGCACCATCCGGATCAGGGCCGGTATCGGCCCTATTACCAGTAA
- the cbll1 gene encoding E3 ubiquitin-protein ligase Hakai isoform X1 gives MSHIEQFGDKVREARLRWLGQRTLKVELSDNDLQGSDGSGSLGGPDVRRRIPIKLLSKQPIRSKPQQRPQRPVSRACKSETGEDVIMKSMMRTASNNFGFKQEDRFDCGTKAGDVFASQRRFPQPLFWDYKLNLIGEKDDVPIHFCDKCGLPIQLYGRMIPCKHVFCYDCALLHEKKGEKMCPGLTLYNCTDPVQRIEQCQRGSLYMCSIVPGCKRTYLSQRDLQAHVNHRHMRAAKSSAGRQEPVHLPPASDVSERFRLPPPHLPKNHVHLTNPLQHGSHDPYSQPPPPSAHEGPPPTPSLGPETFRIATVTTRKHSNLITVPIQDDSSSSREPLSAGPGPGQPPHHHPGDYPGQPPVVSHSHHMMAPPQQHFGPPPPPPPPITHPMQHPPQASGTPHMVYNQAPPPPMSTAPPPITPPPTHMIPPYMNHPPPGPPPQHSGPPVNAPPPHHYNPNSMQQFPEDQGTLSPPFTQPGGLSPGMWPAPRGPPPPRMQGPPPQGQMPGPHHPDQGRYRPYYQ, from the exons ATGTCTCAtattgagcagtttggagacaaagttagagaggcaaggctgagatggttggGACAGAGGACGTTGAAGGTGGAGCTGTCAG ACAATGATCTTCAAGGAAGCGATGGCTCTGGGAGTTTGGGAGGCCCGGATGTTCGCAGACGAATCCCCATCAAACTTCTGTCCAAGCAGCCAATAAGGAGCAAACCTCAACAGCGCCCCCAGAGACCTGTCAGTAGAGCTTGTAAAAGTGAGACTGGAGAAGATG taATCATGAAATCGATGATGAGGACAGCATCAA ATAACTTTGGCTTTAAGCAAGAGGACAGGTTTGACTGTGGAACTAAAGCTGGTGATGTGTTTGCAAGTCAGAGGAGATTTCCACAACCGTTGTTCTGGGACTATAAG TTAAATTTGATTGGAGAAAAGGATGATGTTCCGATTCACTTCTGTGACAAATGCGGTCTCCCTATTCAGCTGTATGGACGGATG ATTCCctgcaaacatgttttctgtTATGACTGTGCTCTACTTCATGAGAAGAAAGGAGAGAAGATGTGCCCAGG CCTGACCCTCTATAACTGCACAGACCCGGTTCAGCGCATTGAACAGTGCCAACGTGGTTCCCTCTACATGTGCAGCATTGTACCAGGATGCAAGCGCACCTACCTGTCTCAGCGTGACCTCCAGGCCCACGTCAACCACCGCCACATGAGGGCTGCCAAGTCTTCTGCAGGCCGCCAGGAGCCCGTGCACCTGCCCCCTGCTTCTGATGTGTCTGAGCGTTTCCGCCTGCCTCCACCTCACTTACCCAAGAACCATGTCCATCTCACCAACCCGCTCCAGCACGGGAGCCACGATCCTTACAGTCAGCCGCCACCTCCCTCCGCTCACGAAGGCCCGCCCCCAACCCCTTCTCTGGGTCCTGAGACATTCCGCATTGCCACGGTAACAACTCGTAAACACAGTAATCTCATCACTGTTCCCATTCAAGATGACTCCTCTTCCTCTCGCGAGCCCCTCTCTGCTGGGCCAGGCCCTGGCCAGcctccccaccaccaccccGGGGACTATCCTGGCCAGCCTCCTGTAGTGTCGCACTCTCACCATATGATGGCACCACCTCAACAGCATTTTGGTCCCCCGCCTCCCCCGCCGCCTCCCATTACACACCCAATGCAGCATCCTCCCCAGGCCTCTGGGACACCACACATGGTGTACAACCAGGCCCCTCCTCCCCCAATGTCCACAGCACCCCCACCTATTACTCCTCCACCAACGCACATGATACCCCCTTACATGAATCACCCACCCCCAGGACCTCCACCACAGCATAGCGGCCCTCCTGTTAATGCCCCACCACCTCATCATTATAACCCGAACTCCATGCAGCAGTTCCCTGAAGACCAGGGTACCCTCAGTCCCCCCTTTACCCAGCCAGGAGGGCTCAGTCCTGGGATGTGGCCCGCCCCAAGAGGACCCCCACCTCCACGAATGCAGGGACCCCCTCCCCAGGGCCAAATGCCTGGTCCGCACCATCCGGATCAGGGCCGGTATCGGCCCTATTACCAGTAA